Proteins co-encoded in one Pocillopora verrucosa isolate sample1 chromosome 1, ASM3666991v2, whole genome shotgun sequence genomic window:
- the LOC131774768 gene encoding major facilitator superfamily domain-containing protein 12 isoform X1 encodes MEIEKNPERGMSYLQQFSCGVGHVINDVTRRLLQSFRMIFLMRVVGISATYAGLFTLYGFFAGALIFAPVAGFLCDKVKIPVLSRRLGKKKSWHLFGTIAATIGVPLLFSQCLVCGSGTSEWVVLLYYFSIATVISFSINFVDISHLSIILVLAKDQSEAAKLTALRTSFMYLTGIVSYLVAWLILGQDSRDQLTKESSMDFMVITLIMTGVGLICSAIFYFGTNEPSDDSGKNRRSRVIGDYMRKTSFIQSPVDLHSLVYFDRYQQRKENVRDRVIHSRRLFEEQTGPVRERSFFQNFFEAIFAGSETGEAAENKTLDKEIHDPTPNMAVVPMAVTSEDDLAFVKTLPKERKLSLMMSIFDKLMTKQEDSTKENDAKPSNGRIVNDISKEDGQGVMENGQQKSEVYDQGHKLNSGLDNQGFDTKETQLNQHSQDDSQDEGKAVPSVASDIESAQPPKRKAVKTWLKDPHLYKVAIIYACTKGSEDVFYAYLPLLLTDKLQFEKEAIANLPLILLVSATLSTQISRKLSGKVGKKWSFIVAALTVTGSCMWFLRINQSSRVFTYPAVVLLGLGSSAMLVNALGFATELIGDNKGSSGFVISVVGTISSLTSGTLYIVIQVLFPEGSASADCQECRSYVQNVFSLVPSSLATFSLLIVIIFQVNETIRGKNGTEKETVTDSGFSTHL; translated from the exons ATGGAGATCGAGAAAAATCCTGAGAGAGGCATGTCTTACCTGCAGCAATTTTCCTGCGGAGTGGGGCATGTGATTAATGATGTCACTCGCCGCTTGTTGCAGTCATTCCGAATGATTTTTCTCATGAGAGTCGTTGGCATCTCTGCAACCTATGCCGGCCTATTTACTCTCTACGGTTTCTTTGCCGGTGCATTAATATTTGCTCCAGTGGCAGGTTTTTTATGTGATAAGGTTAAGATTCCGGTTCTGTCACGCAggcttggaaagaaaaaatcgtGGCATTTGTTTGGAACTATTGCAGCTACAATCGGTGTTCCGCTACTTTTCAGCCAATGTTTAGTTTGTGGCAGTGGAACCAGCGAGTGGGTGGTGTTGTTGTATTACTTTTCCATCGCCACCGTAATCTCATTTTCCATCAACTTCGTTGACATATCGCACCTGTCGATTATTTTGGTTCTGGCAAAGGATCAAAGTGAGGCCGCCAAACTTACTGCCTTGAG AACGAGTTTCATGTACTTAACTGGCATCGTTTCCTACCTTGTGGCATGGCTAATTCTTGGGCAAGATAGCCGTGATCAATTAACAAAAGAAAGCTCAATGGATTTTATG GTGATAACCCTGATCATGACAGGAGTTGGACTGATTTGCTCTGCCATTTTCTATTTTGGAACCAACGAACCTTCAGACGATTCAGGGAAAAACAGGCGGTCCAGGGTAATTGGAGATTATATG AGAAAAACCTCCTTCATACAATCACCCGTTGACTTACATTCATTGGTGTATTTTGACAGAT ATCAGCAGCGAAAGGAAAATGTTCGAGATAGAGTCATTCACAGTCGACGATTATTTGAAGAACAAACCGGTCCTGTTAGGGAAAGGAGTTTCTTCCAAAATTTTTTCGAGGCCATATTTGCAGGAAGTGAAACTGGGGAAGCTGCTGAAAATAAGACCTTGGATAAGGAAATTCATGATCCTACACCGAATATGGCTGTTGTGCCAATGGCAGTCACAAGTGAAGACGACTTGGCGTTCGTTAAGACGTTGCCTAAAGAGCGAAAACTAAGCCTCATGATGAGCATCTTTGATAAACTCATGACAAAACAAGAAGATTCTACAAAAGAAAACGATGCGAAGCCAAGCAATGGCAGAATTGTAAATGATATAAGCAAAGAGGATGGCCAGGGAGTAATGGAAAATGGACAACAAAAGTCAGAAGTGTACGACCAAGGTCACAAACTGAACTCTGGTCTTGACAATCAAGGATTCGATACAAAAGAAACACAGCTTAACCAACATTCTCAAGATGATAGCCAGGATGAGGGAAAAGCCGTGCCATCTGTTGCTTCTGATATTGAATCCGCTCAACCACCAAAACGAAAGGCAGTGAAAACCTGGCTCAAAGATCCTCATTTGTACAAG GTCGCAATTATTTACGCGTGTACAAAGGGTTCAGAGGATGTGTTTTACGCTTACCTGCCACTTCTCCTGACTGACAAActgcaatttgaaaaa GAGGCGATTGCCAATCTGCCATTGATATTGTTAGTGAGCGCCACATTGTCCACTCAAATATCAAGGAAGCTCTCTGGAAAAGTAGgaaaaaag TGGTCCTTCATTGTGGCTGCTCTGACCGTGACTGGATCGTGTATGTGGTTTCTGCGTATTAACCAGTCATCGAGAGTGTTCACTTACCCGGCTGTCGTTCTACTGGGGTTAGGGTCCTCCGCCATGCTTGTTAATGCGCTTGGTTTTGCAACAGAACTTATTGGAGACAACAAA GGCAGCTCTGGTTTTGTGATTTCTGTCGTAGGTACGATCTCCAGCCTGACCTCAGGAACTCTTTATATCGTCATACAAGTTTTATTTCCTGAAGGAAG TGCATCTGCCGATTGCCAAGAGTGTAGGAGTTACGTACAAAATGTGTTCTCATTGGTACCTAGCTCACTCGCTACTTTTAGCTTGCTGATTGTAATAATATTTCAAGTTAACGAGACAATCCGCGGGAAAAACG GAACCGAAAAGGAGACTGTAACAGACTCAGGCTTTTCAACCCATCTGTAA
- the LOC131774768 gene encoding major facilitator superfamily domain-containing protein 12 isoform X2, whose amino-acid sequence MEIEKNPERGMSYLQQFSCGVGHVINDVTRRLLQSFRMIFLMRVVGISATYAGLFTLYGFFAGALIFAPVAGFLCDKVKIPVLSRRLGKKKSWHLFGTIAATIGVPLLFSQCLVCGSGTSEWVVLLYYFSIATVISFSINFVDISHLSIILVLAKDQSEAAKLTALRTSFMYLTGIVSYLVAWLILGQDSRDQLTKESSMDFMVITLIMTGVGLICSAIFYFGTNEPSDDSGKNRRSRRKTSFIQSPVDLHSLVYFDRYQQRKENVRDRVIHSRRLFEEQTGPVRERSFFQNFFEAIFAGSETGEAAENKTLDKEIHDPTPNMAVVPMAVTSEDDLAFVKTLPKERKLSLMMSIFDKLMTKQEDSTKENDAKPSNGRIVNDISKEDGQGVMENGQQKSEVYDQGHKLNSGLDNQGFDTKETQLNQHSQDDSQDEGKAVPSVASDIESAQPPKRKAVKTWLKDPHLYKVAIIYACTKGSEDVFYAYLPLLLTDKLQFEKEAIANLPLILLVSATLSTQISRKLSGKVGKKWSFIVAALTVTGSCMWFLRINQSSRVFTYPAVVLLGLGSSAMLVNALGFATELIGDNKGSSGFVISVVGTISSLTSGTLYIVIQVLFPEGSASADCQECRSYVQNVFSLVPSSLATFSLLIVIIFQVNETIRGKNGTEKETVTDSGFSTHL is encoded by the exons ATGGAGATCGAGAAAAATCCTGAGAGAGGCATGTCTTACCTGCAGCAATTTTCCTGCGGAGTGGGGCATGTGATTAATGATGTCACTCGCCGCTTGTTGCAGTCATTCCGAATGATTTTTCTCATGAGAGTCGTTGGCATCTCTGCAACCTATGCCGGCCTATTTACTCTCTACGGTTTCTTTGCCGGTGCATTAATATTTGCTCCAGTGGCAGGTTTTTTATGTGATAAGGTTAAGATTCCGGTTCTGTCACGCAggcttggaaagaaaaaatcgtGGCATTTGTTTGGAACTATTGCAGCTACAATCGGTGTTCCGCTACTTTTCAGCCAATGTTTAGTTTGTGGCAGTGGAACCAGCGAGTGGGTGGTGTTGTTGTATTACTTTTCCATCGCCACCGTAATCTCATTTTCCATCAACTTCGTTGACATATCGCACCTGTCGATTATTTTGGTTCTGGCAAAGGATCAAAGTGAGGCCGCCAAACTTACTGCCTTGAG AACGAGTTTCATGTACTTAACTGGCATCGTTTCCTACCTTGTGGCATGGCTAATTCTTGGGCAAGATAGCCGTGATCAATTAACAAAAGAAAGCTCAATGGATTTTATG GTGATAACCCTGATCATGACAGGAGTTGGACTGATTTGCTCTGCCATTTTCTATTTTGGAACCAACGAACCTTCAGACGATTCAGGGAAAAACAGGCGGTCCAGG AGAAAAACCTCCTTCATACAATCACCCGTTGACTTACATTCATTGGTGTATTTTGACAGAT ATCAGCAGCGAAAGGAAAATGTTCGAGATAGAGTCATTCACAGTCGACGATTATTTGAAGAACAAACCGGTCCTGTTAGGGAAAGGAGTTTCTTCCAAAATTTTTTCGAGGCCATATTTGCAGGAAGTGAAACTGGGGAAGCTGCTGAAAATAAGACCTTGGATAAGGAAATTCATGATCCTACACCGAATATGGCTGTTGTGCCAATGGCAGTCACAAGTGAAGACGACTTGGCGTTCGTTAAGACGTTGCCTAAAGAGCGAAAACTAAGCCTCATGATGAGCATCTTTGATAAACTCATGACAAAACAAGAAGATTCTACAAAAGAAAACGATGCGAAGCCAAGCAATGGCAGAATTGTAAATGATATAAGCAAAGAGGATGGCCAGGGAGTAATGGAAAATGGACAACAAAAGTCAGAAGTGTACGACCAAGGTCACAAACTGAACTCTGGTCTTGACAATCAAGGATTCGATACAAAAGAAACACAGCTTAACCAACATTCTCAAGATGATAGCCAGGATGAGGGAAAAGCCGTGCCATCTGTTGCTTCTGATATTGAATCCGCTCAACCACCAAAACGAAAGGCAGTGAAAACCTGGCTCAAAGATCCTCATTTGTACAAG GTCGCAATTATTTACGCGTGTACAAAGGGTTCAGAGGATGTGTTTTACGCTTACCTGCCACTTCTCCTGACTGACAAActgcaatttgaaaaa GAGGCGATTGCCAATCTGCCATTGATATTGTTAGTGAGCGCCACATTGTCCACTCAAATATCAAGGAAGCTCTCTGGAAAAGTAGgaaaaaag TGGTCCTTCATTGTGGCTGCTCTGACCGTGACTGGATCGTGTATGTGGTTTCTGCGTATTAACCAGTCATCGAGAGTGTTCACTTACCCGGCTGTCGTTCTACTGGGGTTAGGGTCCTCCGCCATGCTTGTTAATGCGCTTGGTTTTGCAACAGAACTTATTGGAGACAACAAA GGCAGCTCTGGTTTTGTGATTTCTGTCGTAGGTACGATCTCCAGCCTGACCTCAGGAACTCTTTATATCGTCATACAAGTTTTATTTCCTGAAGGAAG TGCATCTGCCGATTGCCAAGAGTGTAGGAGTTACGTACAAAATGTGTTCTCATTGGTACCTAGCTCACTCGCTACTTTTAGCTTGCTGATTGTAATAATATTTCAAGTTAACGAGACAATCCGCGGGAAAAACG GAACCGAAAAGGAGACTGTAACAGACTCAGGCTTTTCAACCCATCTGTAA
- the LOC131774770 gene encoding uncharacterized protein, translating to MKPDFVDDYKGPELSKTTQPLSYTALQSRLLKTSSSNDLRGQTLFAQTLSKNGRVPSPLRKFSETFKRKGFAKSGMTTMKSRNGSISSDSGEGSLSDFHTTTNELEKFSLETSGENGQETPLNKGSKKPQNLTFQKPRRFSSPATSPTRQNFEYGLQAVSAIPVLRSNLKERLNRQRGSSLPDTVVGGANRITSRNIRDSGTFSIGCLEEDDEEGQYGNDVRKCLDLTRPLSKHAKSSVLLISDQNNHELEYIELNKRLDKETLKASAVIPDEEGMTILHRAVQNGFANLAKFLVNSGVSTEMVDLQGRTALCLAFEIGNYDCAELLLRLGANINFVMKGGKTILHQMAQEGDYKAVQLLVKNGADLNLEDDKGWPALHYALKRKDLKCAALLMTSGANIHRYTEKRIQEFSMSMEIVNIGRVRMDNTQTVDQDLSPDLEVTII from the coding sequence ATGAAGCCGGATTTTGTGGACGACTATAAGGGTCCTGAGCTCAGTAAAACTACTCAACCGCTATCGTACACAGCTTTGCAAAGCCGTCTTTTGAAAACTTCATCTTCGAATGATTTACGAGGTCAAACTTTATTTGCACAAACTTTGTCGAAGAACGGGCGAGTTCCTTCGCCATTAAGGAAGTTCTCAGAGACTTTTAAAAGGAAAGGATTCGCTAAATCAGGCATGACCACGATGAAATCAAGGAATGGGAGCATTTCAAGTGATAGCGGTGAAGGGTCTCTCTCTGATTTTCATACAACAACAAATGAACTAGAAAAGTTTAGTTTGGAGACCTCAGGAGAAAATGGACAAGAAACTCCCTTAAATAAGGGTTCGAAAAAACCACAAAACTTAACTTTTCAAAAACCACGTAGATTTAGTTCACCAGCTACGTCTCCGACAAGACAAAATTTTGAGTATGGTTTACAGGCTGTAAGTGCGATACCGGTATTGAGATCGAACTTAAAAGAGCGTTTAAATCGTCAACGAGGGTCTTCATTGCCCGACACTGTAGTCGGAGGTGCTAATAGGATTACTAGCCGTAATATCCGGGACTCGGGAACTTTTAGTATCGGCTGTTTGGAAGAAGATGACGAGGAAGGTCAATATGGCAATGATGTGCGTAAATGTCTTGATTTAACGCGACCACTATCAAAACATGCCAAATCTTCCGTTCTACTCATTTCGGATCAGAACAATCACGAGCTCGAGTACATCGAACTGAACAAACGTCTCGATAAGGAAACTCTAAAAGCATCAGCAGTTATTCCTGACGAAGAAGGAATGACTATTCTTCATCGAGCCGTTCAAAATGGATTTGCCAATCTCGCTAAGTTCCTCGTGAACAGCGGTGTATCAACCGAGATGGTGGACTTGCAGGGAAGAACTGCTCTTTGCTTAGCCTTCGAAATCGGAAACTATGATTGCGCCGAACTATTACTCAGACTTGGGGCAAACATCAATTTCGTCATGAAAGGTGGTAAGACGATTTTGCATCAAATGGCTCAAGAAGGAGACTACAAAGCAGTTCAGCTGTTGGTGAAAAATGGAGCGGATTTGAATTTGGAGGACGACAAAGGATGGCCTGCTTTACATTATGCGTTGAAGAGAAAGGATCTCAAGTGTGCAGCTCTGCTCATGACCTCTGGAGCAAACATTCATCGCTACACAGAGAAACGAATTCAAGAATTTTCCATGTCCATGGAAATTGTGAACATTGGGCGAGTCAGAATGGACAATACGCAAACAGTTGATCAAGACTTGTCGCCGGATCTCGAAGTTACCATCATCTAG